One window of the Betta splendens chromosome 21, fBetSpl5.4, whole genome shotgun sequence genome contains the following:
- the LOC114846817 gene encoding trace amine-associated receptor 13c-like isoform X1: MVFMTERQFEAEPQPAHLPLQPVQSPPTGAGGHDGFDFRLLSSIFVHRSRVRQLHTPTNVLLLSLAVSDFLVGLVLLPGEIFRKTSCWFLGDLMCSLYKFVASLTISASIGDLILISAERYVAICDPLRYPTRVTVPRVRSCVLLCWFCSVLYSCVFVKSGVTEPDGDNSCYGECAIIVDFVTGSVDIVVSFILPVSAIVVLYMRVFVVAVSQARSMRSLVRAATLHGSVCVTAKRSELKAARTLGVLVLVFLICFCPYYCVSLAGGAVLNASYVIYLFYLNSCLNPVIYTLFYPWFRRAVKLIVTCRILQPGAVG, translated from the exons atggtgtttatgacagaacggcagtttgaagcagagcctcagcccgcacacctgccgttacagcccgttcaatctcccccaacgggagctggcggccatgatggcttcgacttcaggcttctctccagtattttcgtgcaccgatccagagtcag gcagctccacactcccaccaacgtCCTGCTGCTGTCTCTGGCCGTCTCGGACTTCCTGGTGGGCCTCGTTCTGCTGCCGGGTGAAATCTTCCGTAAAACGTCCTGCTGGTTTCTTGGTGATCTCATGTGTTCTCTGTATAAATTTGTAGCCTCTCTCACGATCTCTGCCTCAATAGGAGACTTGATTCTCATCTCGGCCGAGCGCTACGTGGCTATTTGTGACCCTCTGCGTTATCCCACCAGAGTCACCGTACCGAGGGTCCGATCATGTGTTCTcctgtgctggttctgctctgttctctacAGCTGTGTCTTTGTGAAGTCCGGTGTGACTGAACCGGACGGAGACAACTCCTGCTACGGCGAATGTGCCATAATTGTTGATTTTGTTACAGGTTCTGTTGACATAGTTGTGAGCTTCATTCTTCCAGTCTCCGCCATCGTGGTTCTGTACATGCGAGTGTTCGTGGTGGCCGTGTCTCAGGCCCGGTCCATGCGCTCTCTCGTCAGAGCCGCCACTCTGCATGGATCCGTTTGTGTGACTGCGAAGAGGTCGGAGCTGAAGGCGGCCAGGACTCTgggggttctggttctggtcttcCTCATATGCTTCTGTCCATACTACTGTGTGTCTCTGGCAGGCGGCGCTGTTCTCAACGCTTCCTATGTGATCTACCTGTTCTACCTGAACTCCTGTCTGAATCCGGTGATCTACACCTTGTTCTACCCATGGTTCAGACGAGCCGTTAAACTCATCGTGACGTGTAGGATTCTGCAGCCGGGAGCTGTGGGGTGA
- the LOC114846947 gene encoding trace amine-associated receptor 13c-like — protein sequence MELHSGSELCFPQLLNSSCTKPVVSWSELVFLRCLLSSVSVLTVTLNLLVIVSVSHFRQLHTPTNLLLLSLAVSDFLVGFVFLPGEVLRKSTCWLLGDLMCSLFKFTATICVAASTGNMVLISADRFAAICDPLHYHSRVTVGKVRLCIFLCWLCCTLYNILFIKDDLLQTQKSNCRGQCVFKVEFTPVIVDLIVGFILPVSAIVVLYMRVFVVAVSQARSMRSHVTAVTLHRSVTVLAKKSELKAARTLGVLVVVFLFCFCPYYCVTLTGENLLHSSYGVFVLSVFCLNSCVNPVIYALFYPWFRRAVKLIVTLQILQPGSREANVLWRGRG from the exons ATGGAGCTACACTCTGGATCTGAGCTCTGTTTCCCACAGCTGCTCAACTCCTCCTGCACTAAACCAGTGGTCTCCTGGTCCGAACTGGTCTTTCTACGCTGTCTGCTgtcgtctgtgtctgtcctcacTGTGACTCTCAACCTGCTCGTCATCGTCTCCGTCTCCCACTTCAG gcagctccacactcccaccaacctcctgctcctctctctggccgtcTCTGACTTCCTGGTGGGCTTTGTGTTCCTTCCCGGGGAGGTCCTCAGGAAGTCAACCTGCTGGCTCCTCGGTGACCTCATGTGTTCCCTGTTTAAGTTCACAGCTACTATCTGTGTCGCTGCCTCGACTGGTAACATGGTTCTGATCTCAGCTGATCGCTTCGCAGCCATCTGTGACCCTCTGCATTAtcacagcagagtcacagtGGGAAAAGTGAGACTCTGCATCTTCCTCTGTTGGCTCTGTTGTACTCTCTAtaacattttgtttattaaagACGATCTGCTTCAGACACAGAAGTCTAACTGCCGTGGACAATGTGTGTTTAAGGTTGAATTCACTCCAGTGATCGTTGACCTTATTGTGGGTTTTATTCTCCCAGTCTCCGCCATCGTGGTTCTGTACATGCGAGTGTTCGTGGTGGCCGTGTCTCAGGCCCGGTCCATGCGCTCTCACGTCACAGCCGTCACTCTGCACAGATCAGTGACGGTACTTGCTAAGAAATCGGAGCTGAAGGCGGCCAGGACTCTGGGGGTTCTGGTTGTagtctttctgttttgtttctgtccgTATTACTGTGTCACTCTTACAGGAGAGAATTTGCTCCACTCTTCATACGGAGTCTTTGTATTATCAGTCTTCTGTTTGAACTCCTGTGTGAACCCTGTGATCTACGCTCTGttctacccctggttcagaCGAGCTGTTAAACTCATCGTGACTCTGCAGATTCTGCAGCCTGGCTCCCGTGAGGCCAACGTGCTGTGGAGAGGCCGTGGGTGA
- the rubcnl gene encoding protein associated with UVRAG as autophagy enhancer, with the protein MGSCRDLHSALCRSRFISWCVESPVDNSQAAPETCPRGFPQPPGSSSVPLLLLSPPETNPQRVQSQKTHLKACPRSSSALLHTEPAAGPSDDRREDCGGCSCEDPSSLLPGQKNLHLPRSSPVMSRRPRPVSWHGAGTDAAKPASLDLSAARASPSQDLHGSLTAGSLEELGPGPSPCLRSPPTPADKKPRALSSNLNDLLNSLLHLPFSGLQARTQEHRGRGPCSREGCRSADVSAHSSADVFRTSWELDEENAHFIVVDMVLEVLEGVKWSLTPSTDHVLQQLPQRCTASASTRPHAEPEGGGEAERPLKTCSVLSTDSGFEDCAGDALTQKAAVTDAESLAQQLVEQFRRSWLPSRGPRRARLSLRSSLQELPGSDSAALSSGSLKEEIRLRTRMRGSLNWAPPRFQIIFTVPPALRRSDAVALQNFLCAGCGTRLEPKHIKKLQYCEYLGRYFCDCCHSGAEALIPARVLSSWDFGRYPVSDFSRQLLDSVWYQPLFDLTCVGKTLRVKELDKFRELQDQLLCIRKLLKACRLSDSVQRQCEQLPAHLMERPHLFSMDDLLRVKRGQLVAQARAVLHAAISHVESCKLCLARGFICEFCRDRDVIFAFQMDVCRRCPACKTCFHKECFAGNTCPKCARIQSRKKCPDESRK; encoded by the exons ATGGGAAGCTGCAGGGACCTGCACTCGGCTCTTTGCAGATCCAGGTTCATCAGCTGGTGCGTGGAGTCACCTGTGGACAACAGCCAGGCAGCTCCTG AAACCTGTCCACGGGGGTTTCCTCAGCCGcctggttccagttcagtcccaCTTCTCCTTCTGTCACCACCAGAAACTAACCCTCAACGGGtccaatcacagaaaacacatctCAAAGCCTGCCCACGCTCCAGCTCCGCTTTGCTCCACACTGAGCCAGCCGCCGGCCCCAGTGATGACAGACGGGAAGactgcggcggctgcagctgtgAGGATCCATCTTCTCTGCTTCCCGGTCAGAAGAACCTCCACCTTCCCAGGTCCAGCCCGGTCATGTCCAGGCGGCCCCGACCCGTCTCCTGGCACGGAGCAGGGACAGATGCAGCCAAACCAGCGAG TTTGGACTTGTCTGCTGCTCGAGCTTCACCGTCTCAGGACCTACATGGCAGCTTGACAGCAGGCAGTTTGGAGGAGCTGGGACCCGGACCGAGCCCCTGCCTCCggtccccccccacccccgcagACAAGAAGCCGCGCGCCCTCTCATCCAATCTGAACGACCTGCTGAACTCTCTGCTGCACCTTCCCTTCAGTGGGCTGCAGGCGCGGACCCAGGAGCACAGAGGCCGAGGCCCGTGCAGCCGGGAGGGCTGCCGCTCAgcag ACGTGTCAGCGCACAGCAGCGCAGATGTCTTCAGGACCAGCTGGGAGCTGGATGAG GAAAACGCCCACTTCATCGTGGTGGACatggtgctggaggtgctggaagGTGTGAAGTGGAGTCTGACTCCCAGCACAGAccacgtcctgcagcagctcccacaaCGCTGCACAGCCAGCGCCAGCACACGTCCACACGCGGAGCCGGAAGGAGGCGGCGAAGCCGAGCGTCCGCTCAAAACCTGCTCCGTCCTCTCCACTGACAGCGGCTTTGAAG ACTGTGCAGGAGACGCTCTGACGCAAAAAGCCGCTGTCACAGA TGCAGAGTCGCTGgcccagcagctggtggagcagtTCAGGAGAAGCTGGCTTCCGTCCCGTGGGCCTCGCCGTGCACGGCTGAGCCTGCGTAGCTCCCTGCAGGAG CTGCCCGGTTCTGACAGTGCGGCGCTGAGCAGCGGCAGCCTGAAGGAGGAGATCAGACTAAGGACCAGGATGCGAGGGTCCCTGAACTGGGCGCCCCCTCGCTTCCAGATCATCTTCACCGTTCCGCCCGCTCTCAG ACGAAGTGACGCGGTGGCGCTGCAAAACTTCCTGTGTGCAGGCTGTGGGACTAGGCTGGAGCCCA AGCACATCAAGAAACTGCAGTACTGCGAGTACCTTGGCAG GTATTTCTGTGACTGCTGCCACAGCGGCGCCGAGGCGCTGATTCCTGCCCGGGTTCTGTCCAGCTGGGATTTTGGCAG GTACCCTGTGAGTGACTTCTCCAGGCAGCTGCTGGACTCGGTTTGGTACCAGCCTCTGTTCGACCTGACCTGTGTGGGTAAGACGCTCCGAGTGAAGGAGCTCGACAAGTTCAGG gagctgcaggatcAGCTGTTGTGCATCAGGAAGCTGCTGAAGGCGTGCAGGCTGTCAGACAG CGTACAGAGGCAGTGCGAGCAGCTTCCCGCTCACCTGATGGAGCGGCCGCACCTCTTCTCCATGGACGACCTGCTGAGGGTGAAGAGGGGTCAGCTGGTGGCGCAGGCCAGAGCGGTGCTGCACGCTGCCATCAGCCATGTGGAGAGCTGCAAG CTGTGTCTGGCCCGAGGCTTCATCTGCGAgttctgcagagacagagacgtcATCTTTGCTTTTCAGATGGACGTCTGTAGGCGCTGCCCAG cgTGTAAAACCTGTTTTCATAAAGAGTGTTTTGCGGGAAATACGTGTCCGAAATGTGCCAGGATCCAGTCACGGAAGAAATGTCCGGATGAGTCCAGGAAGTGA
- the LOC114846817 gene encoding trace amine-associated receptor 13c-like isoform X3 yields MMEAQVAAQFCFPHLLNISCRKPVSRSRLVLLNILVSSVSLLTVTLNLLVIVSVSRFRQLHTPTNVLLLSLAVSDFLVGLVLLPGEIFRKTSCWFLGDLMCSLYKFVASLTISASIGDLILISAERYVAICDPLRYPTRVTVPRVRSCVLLCWFCSVLYSCVFVKSGVTEPDGDNSCYGECAIIVDFVTGSVDIVVSFILPVSAIVVLYMRVFVVAVSQARSMRSLVRAATLHGSVCVTAKRSELKAARTLGVLVLVFLICFCPYYCVSLAGGAVLNASYVIYLFYLNSCLNPVIYTLFYPWFRRAVKLIVTCRILQPGAVG; encoded by the exons ATGATGGAGGCCCAGGTCGCAGCCCAGTTCTGCTTCCCACATCTGCTCAACATCTCCTGCAGGAAGCCGGTGTCCAGGTCCAGACTGGTGCTGCTGAACATCCTGGTGtcgtctgtgtctctgctcactgtgaCTCTCAACCTGCTCGTCATCGTCTCAGTCTCTCGCTTCAG gcagctccacactcccaccaacgtCCTGCTGCTGTCTCTGGCCGTCTCGGACTTCCTGGTGGGCCTCGTTCTGCTGCCGGGTGAAATCTTCCGTAAAACGTCCTGCTGGTTTCTTGGTGATCTCATGTGTTCTCTGTATAAATTTGTAGCCTCTCTCACGATCTCTGCCTCAATAGGAGACTTGATTCTCATCTCGGCCGAGCGCTACGTGGCTATTTGTGACCCTCTGCGTTATCCCACCAGAGTCACCGTACCGAGGGTCCGATCATGTGTTCTcctgtgctggttctgctctgttctctacAGCTGTGTCTTTGTGAAGTCCGGTGTGACTGAACCGGACGGAGACAACTCCTGCTACGGCGAATGTGCCATAATTGTTGATTTTGTTACAGGTTCTGTTGACATAGTTGTGAGCTTCATTCTTCCAGTCTCCGCCATCGTGGTTCTGTACATGCGAGTGTTCGTGGTGGCCGTGTCTCAGGCCCGGTCCATGCGCTCTCTCGTCAGAGCCGCCACTCTGCATGGATCCGTTTGTGTGACTGCGAAGAGGTCGGAGCTGAAGGCGGCCAGGACTCTgggggttctggttctggtcttcCTCATATGCTTCTGTCCATACTACTGTGTGTCTCTGGCAGGCGGCGCTGTTCTCAACGCTTCCTATGTGATCTACCTGTTCTACCTGAACTCCTGTCTGAATCCGGTGATCTACACCTTGTTCTACCCATGGTTCAGACGAGCCGTTAAACTCATCGTGACGTGTAGGATTCTGCAGCCGGGAGCTGTGGGGTGA
- the LOC114846946 gene encoding trace amine-associated receptor 1-like: MCGVKEGHQCPPEADASQINVTELWSDAAQSSSPHIQVMELHSGSELCFPQLLNSSCTKPVVSWSELVFLRCLLSSVSVLTVTLNLLVIVSVSHFRQLHTPTNLLLLSLAVSDFLVGFVFLPGEVLRKSTCWLLGDLMCSLFKFTATVCVAASIGNMVLISADRFAAICDPLHYHSRVTVGKVRLCIFLCWFCLTLYNILFIKDDLLQTQKSNCRGQCVFKVEFTPVIVDLIVGFILPVSAIMVLYMRVFVVAVSQARSMRSHVTAVTLHRSVTVLAKKSELKAARTLGVLVVVFLFCFCPYYCVTLTGENLLHSSYGVFVLSVFCLNSCVNPVIYALFYPWFRRAVKLIVTLQILQPGSREANVLWRGRG, translated from the exons ATGTGTGGAGTGAAGGAGGGGCATCAGTGTCCACCAGAGGCAGATGCGTCACAGATAAATGTGACAGAGCTGTGGTCAGACGCTGCTCAGAGCAGCTCTCCTCACATCCAGGTGATGGAGCTACACTCTGGATCTGAGCTCTGTTTCCCACAGCTGCTCAACTCCTCCTGCACTAAACCAGTGGTCTCCTGGTCCGAACTGGTCTTTCTACGCTGTCTGCTgtcgtctgtgtctgtcctcacTGTGACTCTCAACCTGCTCGTCATCGTCTCCGTCTCCCACTTCAG gcagctccacactcccaccaacctcctgctcctctctctggccgtcTCTGACTTCCTGGTGGGCTTCGTGTTCCTTCCCGGGGAGGTCCTCAGGAAGTCAACCTGCTGGCTCCTCGGTGACCTCATGTGTTCCCTGTTTAAGTTCACAGCTACTGTGTGTGTCGCTGCCTCGATTGGTAACATGGTTCTGATCTCAGCTGATCGCTTCGCAGCCATCTGTGACCCTCTGCATTAtcacagcagagtcacagtGGGAAAAGTGAGACTCTGCATCTTCCTCTGTTGGTTTTGTCTGACTCTCTAtaacattttgtttattaaagACGATCTGCTTCAGACACAGAAGTCTAACTGCCGTGGACAATGTGTGTTTAAGGTTGAATTCACTCCAGTGATCGTTGACCTTATTGTGGGTTTTATTCTTCCAGTCTCCGCCATCATGGTTCTGTACATGCGAGTGTTCGTGGTGGCCGTGTCTCAGGCCCGGTCCATGCGCTCTCACGTCACAGCCGTCACTCTGCACAGATCAGTGACGGTACTTGCTAAGAAATCGGAGCTGAAGGCGGCCAGGACTCTGGGGGTTCTGGTTGTagtctttctgttttgtttctgtccgTATTACTGTGTCACTCTTACAGGAGAGAATTTGCTCCACTCTTCATACGGAGTCTTTGTATTATCAGTCTTCTGTTTGAACTCCTGTGTGAACCCTGTGATCTACGCTCTGttctacccctggttcagaCGAGCTGTTAAACTCATCGTGACTCTGCAGATTCTGCAGCCTGGCTCCCGTGAGGCCAACGTGCTGTGGAGAGGCCGTGGGTGA
- the LOC114846817 gene encoding trace amine-associated receptor 13c-like isoform X2 → MVFMTERQFEAEPQPAHLPLQPVQSPPTGAGGHDGFDFRLLSSIFVHRSRVRQLHTPTNVLLLSLAVSDFLVGLVLLPGEIFRKTSCWFLGDLMCSLYKFVASLTISASIGDLILISAERYVAICDPLRYPTRVTVPRVRSCVLLCWFCSVLYSCVFVKSGVTEPDGDNSCYGECAIIVDFVTGSVDIVVSFILPVSAIVVLYMRVFVVAVSQARSMRSLVRAATLHGSVCVTAKRRRCSQRFLCDLPVLPELLSESGDLHLVLPMVQTSR, encoded by the exons atggtgtttatgacagaacggcagtttgaagcagagcctcagcccgcacacctgccgttacagcccgttcaatctcccccaacgggagctggcggccatgatggcttcgacttcaggcttctctccagtattttcgtgcaccgatccagagtcag gcagctccacactcccaccaacgtCCTGCTGCTGTCTCTGGCCGTCTCGGACTTCCTGGTGGGCCTCGTTCTGCTGCCGGGTGAAATCTTCCGTAAAACGTCCTGCTGGTTTCTTGGTGATCTCATGTGTTCTCTGTATAAATTTGTAGCCTCTCTCACGATCTCTGCCTCAATAGGAGACTTGATTCTCATCTCGGCCGAGCGCTACGTGGCTATTTGTGACCCTCTGCGTTATCCCACCAGAGTCACCGTACCGAGGGTCCGATCATGTGTTCTcctgtgctggttctgctctgttctctacAGCTGTGTCTTTGTGAAGTCCGGTGTGACTGAACCGGACGGAGACAACTCCTGCTACGGCGAATGTGCCATAATTGTTGATTTTGTTACAGGTTCTGTTGACATAGTTGTGAGCTTCATTCTTCCAGTCTCCGCCATCGTGGTTCTGTACATGCGAGTGTTCGTGGTGGCCGTGTCTCAGGCCCGGTCCATGCGCTCTCTCGTCAGAGCCGCCACTCTGCATGGATCCGTTTGTGTGACTGCGAAGAG GCGGCGCTGTTCTCAACGCTTCCTATGTGATCTACCTGTTCTACCTGAACTCCTGTCTGAATCCGGTGATCTACACCTTGTTCTACCCATGGTTCAGACGAGCCGTTAA